A single genomic interval of Verrucomicrobiia bacterium harbors:
- a CDS encoding cell division protein FtsZ, translating into METPEQSGPAVPQGVRIKVFGVGNAGLNILEHVMKSCATRAEFASVNTDNVSLLGSSAPEKISLESRLMRGLGTGGDPERGRAAAEQNVAVLKAACTGVDVVFIVTGLGGGAGSGISPVLARTAREAGALVLAFATLPFDCEGNRRHQQARASLHELKSAADGVLCLPNQKLFKLIDENATVLETFRLSNELVSEGACGMARLVLSKGLIEIHFADLCDFLRERQGESCYATAEGAGATRSREVVDKLLVHPMLDSGKALAEASAVLVSVVAGTDLTMAEINRVMEHINGKCTHAEVIMGAAVDPGFADRMSVTLVAVRRAAPAELRPQAEAEAPATARATEMPFDTQLHRASTARPQSRFVPPPPAMSPERMEQLASTQAGSRGRKSAPRLRQTQLPLEIVSKGRFDKSEPTIHKGEDLDVPTYIRRGIALN; encoded by the coding sequence ATGGAAACTCCTGAACAATCCGGGCCAGCCGTGCCGCAAGGCGTTCGCATCAAAGTTTTCGGCGTCGGCAATGCCGGCCTCAACATCCTGGAACACGTCATGAAAAGCTGCGCCACCCGCGCAGAGTTCGCATCGGTGAACACCGACAACGTTTCGTTGCTGGGATCCTCGGCGCCCGAAAAGATCAGCCTCGAATCACGTTTGATGAGGGGGCTTGGAACGGGCGGCGACCCCGAGCGTGGACGCGCTGCGGCGGAACAGAATGTCGCGGTCTTAAAGGCGGCGTGCACCGGCGTGGATGTGGTGTTCATTGTCACAGGGTTGGGCGGGGGCGCCGGTTCGGGGATCAGTCCCGTGCTGGCGCGGACGGCGCGTGAGGCGGGAGCGCTCGTGCTGGCGTTCGCGACGCTTCCCTTCGATTGCGAAGGCAACAGGCGGCACCAGCAGGCGCGCGCCAGTCTGCACGAATTGAAGTCCGCGGCCGACGGCGTGCTCTGCCTGCCGAACCAGAAGTTGTTCAAGCTGATTGACGAGAACGCGACTGTCCTGGAGACCTTCAGGCTTTCCAATGAGCTCGTTTCTGAGGGCGCCTGCGGCATGGCCCGGCTCGTTCTTTCAAAAGGCCTGATCGAAATTCATTTCGCTGACCTTTGTGATTTTCTGAGGGAACGCCAGGGCGAGAGTTGCTACGCCACGGCTGAAGGTGCTGGCGCGACGCGTTCAAGGGAGGTCGTCGACAAACTGCTCGTTCACCCCATGCTCGACAGCGGCAAGGCCCTCGCTGAAGCATCGGCCGTGCTGGTGAGCGTCGTTGCCGGGACGGATCTTACCATGGCGGAAATCAATCGTGTGATGGAGCACATTAACGGCAAGTGCACGCACGCCGAGGTGATCATGGGCGCTGCTGTTGACCCGGGGTTTGCAGATCGAATGTCGGTGACACTCGTCGCCGTGCGGCGTGCCGCGCCCGCTGAGCTTCGGCCGCAGGCGGAGGCGGAAGCGCCCGCCACTGCGCGCGCAACGGAGATGCCGTTCGACACCCAGCTGCATCGGGCTTCCACGGCGCGGCCGCAATCGCGGTTCGTGCCGCCGCCACCGGCCATGTCCCCTGAGCGAATGGAACAACTCGCCAGCACGCAGGCTGGGTCCCGCGGGAGGAAGTCAGCTCCCCGGCTGCGGCAGACACAGTTGCCGCTCGAAATTGTTTCGAAAGGCCGATTCGATAAGAGCGAACCGACCATTCACAAGGGAGAAGACCTGGACGTGCCGACCTACATTCGGCGCGGAATAGCGCTGAATTAG